From Daphnia magna isolate NIES linkage group LG2, ASM2063170v1.1, whole genome shotgun sequence:
ACGAGGAGACTCGAGGCGTCCTGAAAGTGTTCCTTGAAAATGTTATCCGAGATGCTGTCACCTATACAGAGCACGCCAAGAGAAAGACGGTGACAGCCATGGACGTCGTCTACGCTCTCAAACGACAGGGCCGAACTCTTTACGGTTTCGGTGGCTGATCATCTCGCCCATATTTTACTCAACTTTattgtaactttttattttctgacTTGACAACGGTTCTTATCAGAGCCACAAAATGGTTGAACGGAAAGATCGATTTACCGCCGGTATTGCcctgtgtttctttttatgtcCATGTTTTTCTCTATCTGGACGTCTGCGGATCAATTTTATCGCCTAGTCAACTTGTTATCGTTAAACAAAGAGTCTTTTTATTATCTTAATGGCCAAGCATGTGAACCTTTTGGGAGCATTCCGGTGTTTCTCGGCGAGTGTTCAAGAATGCGCGCAATTGGCATTGCCGTTCGAATCATAGTAGTTTTGCTATTATGGGATTGTGAGGCGTCAACCGTAGACAAGGCCAGCATATCTGAAACAAGTTTGAATGTTACGGAAACGACAAGCTGTAAGCATTCAAGGATTTAGTTCTTAgagttctttgtttttttaactgttttaATTCTGTAATAGTTTGCGGTGGTTTTGTCACCCATTCATTCGGTAACATCACGTCTCCGAAGTATCCGTCTAACTACGATGACATGCTTAATTGCAAATGGCATTTTCTTGTCCAATCTTCCCACAGGATCCTTTTCCAATTCTACAAGTTGTTCAGTACTGAGCATGGCTATGATCGTGTTTCTGTaggaaaagatttttttaagttgttcGCAATTGAATGTCAACGGCCTAAGTGTTAAAATATCTTTAGATTTATGATGGAATCTCTAATTCAGCTCGGCTGATTGTCGAACTCTCTGGGAATGATAGTTTGAGTCAGATTTTCACGACTACCTCCAATACAGCAACTGTTCGCTTCACTACCGACAATAGCTTAAACTTTCCTGGGTTTGCACTGTACTACTCTACGGATCCTATTCCAGCGTGTGGAGGCGTACTGTACACGGATGGTATCATTGAAACTCCAGATTTCCCTGCTCACTATCCATCATCAGCCAAGTGTCGATGGGTTATTACAGCTGAAAGTGACAAGCGAATTGAAATTACATTCGAATCTTTTCAGACTGAACCTGGAAGAGATTTCTTAACGGTTGGATTAGATCAAACtcaatcgaaaaataaatatttaatacctattcgtttttttttgtttgtttttttcagataATGGATCCCCTGACGGATTTGCCGCTGTTGATTCACTCCGGTTTTAGTTTGCCGGATACGTTGATTTCTCCTTCCAATCAActtattttgatatttcaatCAGATCATGTCATTAATCAACCTGGGTTTGAACTAAGTT
This genomic window contains:
- the LOC116917115 gene encoding bone morphogenetic protein 1; translated protein: MSMFFSIWTSADQFYRLVNLLSLNKESFYYLNGQACEPFGSIPVFLGECSRMRAIGIAVRIIVVLLLWDCEASTVDKASISETSLNVTETTSFCGGFVTHSFGNITSPKYPSNYDDMLNCKWHFLVQSSHRILFQFYKLFSTEHGYDRVSIYDGISNSARLIVELSGNDSLSQIFTTTSNTATVRFTTDNSLNFPGFALYYSTDPIPACGGVLYTDGIIETPDFPAHYPSSAKCRWVITAESDKRIEITFESFQTEPGRDFLTIMDPLTDLPLLIHSGFSLPDTLISPSNQLILIFQSDHVINQPGFELSYKII
- the LOC116917118 gene encoding histone H4, giving the protein MTGRGKGGKGLGKGGAKRHRKVLRDNIQGITKPAIRRLARRGGVKRISGLIYEETRGVLKVFLENVIRDAVTYTEHAKRKTVTAMDVVYALKRQGRTLYGFGG